tgacaaatattggctaggatatgaagaaattggaaatcatacattgctggtgggaatataaaatggtgcaccTGTAATGGAAAAACAGTGTGTCtcttttcctcaaaaaaattataaagctacTATATAACCCTGcagttctactcctaggtatatacacaaGATAAATGTATGAAGACAAGTTCATACAAAAACttacacatgaatgttcatagtagtattcataatagccccaaagaaaaaacaatctgaGTGTCCATCAAAGGATtattggataaacaaaatatggtacatacatacaatggaacgctattcagccttaaaaatgaatgaagttctgatatatGCTGCATCGTGGATGAAGCTTGCAAGCATTATTCTGTGTGAAAtaagctacacacacacacactcacacacacaaccaaATTATTGTATTATTCCACTCACATGAAGTACCTAGAATAGGtgaattcatagagacagaaagttatAAGATGCTGAAaggaggggggggggggggaatagggaatttttatttaaagtttctgtttgaggtgatttaaaaaaaaactctggaaATGGATAATGATGGTGTTTGCACAGCACCGTGAATGTAGTTAgtgtcactgaattgtacacttataAATGGTTAAATcggtaatatatatgtgtgtgtgtacatatatagccataataaaataattaattacaaATAAGAATACTAGGAATAACTTTACCATcataaattcaacaacttagaaAAAATGGACCAATTTTTCAAAAACCACAAActatcaaaactttaaaagaggtgAAATAGGTTATATGAATAATTCTATGCCCATTAAAGAAATGCAGTTTATTATTTAAAGgttttggaaaaagaaatctcTAGGTCCAGGCAGTTTCACTGGACAagtctaccaaaaatttaaagaagaattaacaccaattttaCACAATTTCTTccagcaatagaaaaagagaaaacatttccctactcattttgtgaggccattATTACTCTGATACTAAAACCgaagaagaacaaaaaaagaaaactataaaccaataTTTCTCATCAAGtcagatgcaaaattcctcaccAAAagtattagcaaaccaaatcccaCAATGCATAAAAAAGGATTATACGCCATTACCAAATGTGGATAATTTCAAgaatgcaagtctggttcaacatttgaaactAACAGACATAATCCACTAGTCAAgagattaaagaaagaaaaatgaagtgatCACATCAgctgatggagaaaaaaaaagcatttaacaaaatgtaaCATTCATTCCTGATAAACTCAGAAAACTATGAAGAGAATTTCATAAGCTTGATAAAGGGCATCTTTGAAACAAGTACAATTAACATCATACCTAATTGTGAACAACTGAATACTAATTCTCTAAGACTGGGAAAAGGCAAACATGTCCTCTCTCACAACTCTTTATCAACATAGTCCTGGATGTTCTGGCTATTGTATTaaggcaaagaaaacaaataaggcatacagattggaaaaggaaaaataaaattgccctcatttgcagatggcatgattggctatgtagaaaatcccaataaacttaccaaaaaacaaaaacaaaagtaaacaatCAACAATTACAAAATCTTTCCTGTAACTAAGGAGTTCAGttaggatacaagatcaacacacacaaaaaaaatcacatttctttttttaaaatctaatttaattttactttaagttccaggatacacgtgcagaatatgcaggtttattacatgtgccatggtggtttgctgcacctatcaactcattaTCTAGGTTTGaaaccccacatgcattagatatttgtcctcatgctctccctccccttgccaccCACCTCctagcaggccccagtgtgtgttgttcccctccctgtgtccctgtgttctcattgttcaactcccacttatgagtgagaacatacagtgtttggttttctgttcctgtgtttgctgaggatttggcttctagcttcatccatgtccctgcaaaggacatgatctcactcttttttatggctgcatagtattccatggtgtatatgtaccacattttctttatccagtctatcactgatgggcatttctgttggttccatgtctttgctattgtgaatagtgctgcaataaacatacgagtGCATGTGAACCAACTGCATTTCtaagaagaaacaaacatttgaaaCAGAAGAACCAAATACATGGAAACCCAAATCAAAATCCAATGCCATGTACATTTGCACCACAGAAATTGAAATATTTAGGTATTTTCTTAACAAAACATACAATCCATATGCTGAAAAGTACAAAAtgctgataaaagaaatcaaagaagacctaaataaatgtaaaaacacacCATGTGCATACACTGGAAGACTCAGTATAACAAAGCACTCAATTCTCCCCAAACATATAGATTTAacacaatttctatcaaaatctcaaAGAGGTTTTTTGTAGGCATAGataagcttattctaaaatttatataaagagaTGCAGGTACTAAAATAGCTCAAACAATCTTGAAATGAAATAGTAAAGCTGAAGGAGTCACTCTACCCTACTATATAACTACAATGATAAGGACCTGTacacagatgttcatagcagctttattcatagtagACAAATAGTAAATAGGACCCACATGTCCTTCAATCAGTCAATAATTAAACAAATTATACTACATACCTACTATAAATCatatttagtaataaaaataaacaaacttgaTACATACAGCAACTTGAATTAATTTCAAGGACATACTGAGTGAAAAAGCTAATTCCAAATGTTTATATAATGTATGGTTTCATTCATATAAGTTTGAAATTATAGATATGAAGAACAGATTAGAGGTTTCCAGAGGTTAGGGACTAAGGTGGGAAGAATGGAAAGGAAGTAGAAAGGAAGTAGATATGGCTATAAAAGGCAATGTGAAATATCCTAATTGAGATAGAACTATTCTGTGTATTGCCTAAGGGGGTATACACAAGCTACATGTAATAAAATTGTATAGAATTAAATGTACACACATAGAcaggaaaaagtaaaagtaaacctGGGGAGATTTAAATAAGATAAGTGGATTGTATCAATGCCAATGTCATACTTGAGATATTGTACTATAGTACTGCAAGATGTTAGCATTGGGAGAAACTCAGTAAAGTGTACTTGGAATCTGTATTAATTCCACAACCACATGTGAATTACAATTATCTCAACaaaaacttacattaaaaaatcctgcaagtctttttttttcaagaataacACCTCACTCTATCATCTTGAGGATCATAATAGCTTATTTGTTGACTGCAAATGGGCTTGCATGAGGCCTCAGACAAAGTCCACTGGCTCAAGCTAAGCTGAAACTGGTATGCTTTTTGATGTTTCTGATCTTCAGAGTCACTGATCACACTAGGACATTCCAACATTTCCCAGAGGAGTGATCTGGTCTTCTGTGAGCTCCCTGGCACTATCAATGTGCAAGCAGATTGCTTGACCACTTCATGAGTGAGGTAGACAAGACTGGGGAGGGAACTAAATAGATACCAGATTGAAAGAAAGATGAAGGAGCTGGGGCTGTTTTCCCTGAAACAAGGTGACATGGAGGATATAATTCCTGGGTTCAGATCCCTAGAGGGCTGTTTTGGGGACAGAAAAAGTAAGAGCTGAGTTTTTGACAAAGTTCCCAGTGCTGGACACATTAAACTAATGGTGATGCTTTAGGGTGAGGAGAGTGGGAGGTTGTGGGCATTTTCTTCAGGCTGAGCCTGGTGGGTTGCTGGACTGGGAAGGTCTTTATAAATGACCAAGTCCTTCTTAAGCTTTAGAAAAGCTGagtgagggccgggcgcggtggctcaagcctgtaatcccagcactttgggaggccgaggcaggtggatcacgaggtcaggagatcgagaccaccctggctaacacggtgaaaccccgtctctactaaaaatacaaaaaactagccgggcgaggtggcgggcgcctgtagtcccagctactcggaggctgaggcaggagaatggcgtaaacccgggaggcggagcttgcagtgagctgagatccggccactgcactccagcctgggcgacagagcgagactccgtctcaaaaaaaaaaaaaaaaaaaaaagaaaagctgagtgAGAACACATTCTGTTATGGAGGcttctccttcccaccctcctcctcactctgagaagtgggggaaggggaggggcaaTGAGTTGGAGGATATGCAGAGAGGCTCagttcagaagagaaaaaaaaaatgtgtgctaGGCTGAGGCTGGGCCTTCTCAGTGCTTCCTGGTGGAGGTGTGGGAACACCCACAGCTCAGGGGCCTCACCCTGTCTCCCATTTGAGTGGCGGGGAGGGATATAGGAGGACAGGCTGGGGGCAGGAACCCTAGCCTCGCCAGGCACCTGTCTATCTGTCAGTCAGTCCTTCCAGGACTTCCCCGCAGGCGAGCCCCTCCTCTTACTGAAATCGCTCCCAGAATGGCACTGGTAAGATAACACGGCCTGGGAAGAGGGGGTGGAGGGTAGCCTAAAATTAGCCCCTTGGACCAAGACTAGGGGCTGACTCCTAGTCTTTCAGTGGCATTGTTAACAGTGGGAACTGAGAGCCCCAGCTGCTCCAGGCTGGGGCCGTAGAGGCTCCCTAAGGAGGGGACACCAAGGCCCCAGTGTTTCACAGACGGGTGGGGGCAGCGACCCCGGGCAGCACGGCCTCAGGCTGAAGCCCGGTGAGTACCTGGAGCCTAGGACTGGTTTGAGAACAGTGACCACTGCGGGCCACAGACCTGTGATCACCCACTACCCGTTGTAGGCTGTTTCCGCTGGGTCTGGGACATGGTGGGAGTTGGGGGAGGTGCTTGGGAGGTCGTTAGGGTAACCCaccaggaggagggaggagggatataATGCCAGCTCCCTGCCTTGTTGTCCCAAGAGGATATGTCTGCCTAGGACCTCGAGTCTAAACAGACCTGCTTCTTGAGAGCAATTGAGATTATACACTACAGGAAGTGTGGAGATTTGTCTTTGTGTCCCTGTGTGGTGGTGTTGGCTAGTCTCTGTGTATGGGTGCCTTGGAGTGGGTTTAAGGGCATAAGGGCAGAACTCCTaagggtgggagaaggaagaTAAGGCTTAAAAACATTCTACTAATGCCTGAAGGAGTGATCTAGGGTGCACAGAAACCAATCACTTTCCTGTAGGAGTACTTAACCTGTATTCACAGACACCAAGAGGACCTTAGACAGAATTCAAGGGGTCCAGAAACTTGGATGAGTAGACAattacctttttttcccctaaccGCTAACTAAAATTTACTATTTCCTTCAAGGATTAATGCAGGTAGCAAATGGCAGTAGCATAACCAGTTCCTGTAACTTGGTTACCAGAAGAAACCACAGATATTTCATATCATATTACAGTTGTGGCAGATACCTTGAAATGTCATTTGTTACCACTTAGAAATTATTACTAGACCTTTTAATTTAATGTGTTACTAAAGAACATCTCTTACTATATCAcgcatttaataatattttgacagtcgcattttattataattggtttcctttaattttgtgtgttttatgtaGTAAAAACCATTCTGAAAGGCGTTTACAGACTTCACTAGTTTGTCACAGGAACCAGTATcacaaaaaaaggtttaaaattcCTACATCTTTAGGATCAGGAAGGAGCTCCGTGCACATAGGAGGCACATAATAACTATATGATTAATAAACTACAGCAAAGTGAGGTTAGACAACAGGCTAGCTGGATTTTCTTGTCCTTATCTAACGGAGGCACAGTTCACTCCAGTGCCAAAGCCAGCTGGAGAGCATGGCTTGGTCTCCCTCTGGAGGCTCATTATATGAGCACTGCTGTAGGCTCTTGGTATGACCTTTGCAAGAGCTTCGGCATTTTCCTCTGCCACTCCCTGCCACATTATCTCCCCAGACCCTAGtccccaaaataaaatactaaggaGGGAATTCCTACCAGTTTTcagaataaattatttgtaaaagaaCCTTCCATTACTGAAGACCCTGGAATTCATCATGACACTGAAAAGCTGAAGATCCTGGGAGCTGCAATGTGACTCTGCTGGAGTCAAGGGAGGGGGTTATGTGTTTGTGTTTCATCTTGTAACGGAAAGAACAGGAGGAGGAGTAGAGAAACCTGGATTCTGTTTCTGACTCTGCTCTTGCCTTGATGTAAGGCATATGGCAAACCCTTTACCCTCTCTGGACTCAGTTTCCTCCATCcaaaaaatggggataatattacCTATTTTGTTACATGAAATTTCTTTGAAAAGTACAGGATTATAAGTGTGTTCTGAGTTCTTGTTCATGAGACAACTAACAATAACAACCATGTGACCTTACTAAAGTCCCTGCTCTGCTCTGaaccttggtttccccatctctaaattgaaaaaattaaattatctacAACGTCCATTGCAGCTCTGAGGTTCTAGAACATTAAGTAGGGAGCAATAGCCATAGAAAATGGAGACATAAGTAATAATCATCCTCATAGTAAAAATAGTTACCGAGAACTACtttcaggcactattctaagcacttactatgtactaactcatttaatcctaacaaccTTCCAAGGCAGGTACTATTGTTATTTCGTctttacagattaagaaatgggcacagagagattaagtgacctgccctaagtcacacagctactaaaTGCTAGAGCTGGGGTAGAAGCAGAACTCCCGTTTTGCCACTACCACATACGGCCTCTTTATCTGCACTGGGGGCAAACAAAGACCCATATAGGAGTTACAGTTCTCTGGAAGAATTAACTTGGCAGAAGGAGTTGTTTGTGGCAGAAAGAAACATGGTGTATATGGAGAGCCATCATTTCTTGTCTCTTGTCACTGGATCTCAGGGTATAAGTCAAGGAGTAGTAGGAAGTGAGGCTGGAGAGATTGGCCAAGATTTGTTCATGAAGGACCTCTGAGCTGGGCTAAAGTATCTGGGCTGTAGCTGGAAAGACAGGGGAGTcattaaagtatttaaaacagaTGATTGGCAGAGATcagatatgtattttaaaattaccactTTATCAACAATgttgagaaaataatgaaaagagaaactaCCTATGAGACCGCTATAACTGCTGAGGCAAAAGGCAGTGGGGGCCTAGATAAAGCATGGTCAATGAGAATGGTCCCTGAAGAGGACAGATGGTCTGGAGAGGTCTTTAGTAGGTAAAATCCACAGGACTTAATGGGATTGGATGAGAGTGAGATAAAGACACAAGAGGATTGACAGAAGTCTTGGTTTTTGGTTTGGTTGACCAGGTAGATGGTGAGGAAATGATATATGGATCAAGTTTCAtcatggtggtagtggtggtgatgtgATACTGCTGTCTTTGAAGTGCTTGAAGAAACTCAGTAGATACATGCCTGGAGCTAAAGAGAGAGCTGGGGGCTTGGACAGAGAGgtttaaaataatcagaataaaGGTGAGCATGACTGGAGAGAAGAGGATGGAGAAGAGAACATAAATACTTCAGGGGagaatgagaaaggagaaaaatcaggaGAGTGTGCTGGCAAGGAAGCTGATGGAGGAGTTTGCAGGGAGGAGTGGTCTGTAGGGATAGATATTCCAGAAAAGTCAGGGAAGAAAAGATCTTCAAGACATCCACTGGATTTAACCACAAAGATGACCTTTTGAAGAGCTTTCTTGGTGTGTGTTTGAGGGTGGGTGAAGCCAGACTACAGAGATTGGATAAGTGAATGGAAGGTGGTGAAGTACATAGTAGAAAACTCTTTGGATATGTTTGGTTAAGAAGggagagatgaagagaaagaTAGCTAGAGTGAGACAAAGGACCATAGAAGTTTATGGTTTGGTCTCCTAAGATGGTTGAGGGGGAGGAGCCAGTGTGAGGAGGCTGAAGGTGCAGAGTATGTAGTAGCCCTCTTACTCCTAAAAACTTCATGAGAAAGGGACTTTCATTTCTgtcttatagatgaggaaactgagtcccaaaGAAGGGAAGAGACTTACCCAAGATTACTCAGCTAGGAACTGAGAGTGCTGAGCTGCAAATCTGGGTCTGCTGGATTTCTAAACTCCTGTCCTTCCCATTGCACcccaagaataaataaataataagaccATATATGGAGCTGATgctggtgggtggggaggggcctAAAGTTTAGGGTGACCCTACCCACCCACCTCATAATTTTcttcctatgaggtaggtacctGAGGTCCCAGACTAACAAAGAGGGGTGGGGATAGACAGTGAATAAAAGGAGGTATGAGGCCCTGAGACCTCGGCTGCAGGGTATGGGAGAGTAGGGAAACTTAAGCTCTGAGAAACCTGCCACCTCACCCTGATGACATTACAAACTGAGGTGGGTGACCTTGACACTGAATCACTAGGAATAGGACTGGTAAGATCAGAGTTTAGGTTGAGTCAGACATTGAGCCATGTGAGTGGTTTTGTAGGGCCTGAGGATTGTGGGAAGAGAAGAGTTGAAGGTTGAGTCAAAGGCTCTAGGCTGGGTCAGACAGAGAGGATGGAAAAAGGGTTAAACCAGAGGAATGGGGAGGCAGTGTTGGCAATCAAAGGGACTCCTGGATTAAATTGGCCCTGGGGGAGAATCTAGTTGTAATCAGAGAGGAAATTTGCCCTGGGAACCTCGACTGTTTCCTGCCATCTGTCTTCATTTTACTTGAAATATGTTCTTTGTAACGCTACCTCTTCATTTAATCAGTAAATATCATTCGATACCAATTTCCTAAATACTTCTATTCCTGAAATGTGGGGCTTTCATCTGAAGGAAGGTTACAGAACACTCAGGTGAGGGAGCTTTAGTCATATATGAGGGGCTGTGAAGAGTTAAACTATCTGAAAATGGAGTTAAGGGCTTGTCCCAAAAGACTGATGTCAGAAAGCTCAGGGATGACAGCTTGACACCACAAAGTATGGTTCTATTGGCCTAGCCAGTGCCAAGCCAGAGCCACCTTACTAATCCACACATTCTGATCTGAGAAAAATGCATCTACCAAATTTCCAGCCATGATATAGCCCTACTAGGGGTAGAGGAATACAAGATGAATACAGGGTCCTTGCCCTGGAGTTTATACACTAATGGAATATAGATAAGCGGAAATGTGGTTTGAAAGTTCATAGCTGAAGTTTAGTTGTGATCCTTCAGAATCCCTGAGCAGGAAGAAGAGATTAGGGAAGGCTTCCTAGAAGTAGGAGTTTGAGGGGCAGGCAGAAGAGTATATGCAAAGGCATCAAACTATAAAATGCCCTGACCTGTTTTGGCAGTGTCTTTGGGGCCTGAAATAAGACAGTGGGATTGGGAGTGAGAAGTAGGAGACCCATGAATGAGTAGCCTGATGGTGAAGGGCAGGGGGCAAGGGGTTGAAATGGAGGCAGATTTCAAGGAGGGTGTGTGATCAGGCTTTTGATGGGTACCCTCATTCTCTCCCACTTGTTTGTCACCCACAGATCTGGCATTTCCTTGTGCTCATAATGAGAATAGTTCTCCAGTTAGCTAAGATGAACCTCATGGACATCACCAAGATCTTCTCCCTCCTGCAGCCcgacaaggaggaggaggacaccGACACGGAGGAGAAGCAGGCTCTCAATCAAGCAGTGTATGACAACGACTCCTATACCTTGGATCAGCTTTTGCGCCAGGAACGTTACAAACGTTTCATCAACAGCAGGAGTGGCTGGGGCGTTCCTGGGACACCCTTGCGCTTGGCTGCTTCTTATGGCCACTTGAGCTGTTTGCAGGTCCTCTTAGCACATGGCGCTGATGTTGACAGCTTGGATGTCAAGGCGCAGACGCCACTTTTCACTGCTGTCAGTCATGGCCATCTGGACTGTGTACGTGTGCTTTTGGAAGCTGGTGCCTGCCCTGGTGGTAGCATCTACAACAACTGTTCTCCCGTGCTCACAGCTGCCCGTGATGGTGCTGTTGCTATCCTGCAGGAGCTCCTAGGCCATGGTGCAGAGGCCAACGTCAAAGCTAAACTACCAGTCTGGGCATCAAACATAGCTTCATGTTCTGGCCCCCTCTATTTGGCCGCAGTCTACGGGCACCTTGACTGTTTCCGCCTGCTTTTGCTCCACGGAGCAGACCCTGACTACAACTGCACTGACCAGGGCCTATTGGCTCGTGTCCCACGACCCCGCACCCTCCTTGAAATCTGCCTACACCATAATTGTGAGCCAGAGTACATCCAGCTGTTAATAGATTTTGGTGCTAATATCTAccttccatctctctcccttGACCTGACCTCACAAGATGATAAAGGCATTGCATTGCTGCTACAGGCCCGAGGTGAGTGGTGAACAGGCCAGCCTTGGGTCACGAGGCTTGGAGATCTCAGGGCCCCAAATCACTGTAAAAGCCAATCCTCTGAGATGCAATGGAGAAAACTCCATTTTCCTCCCTCTCCCGTGGCCCCAGTAGAGAAGAGGTTATGTATTCCATGTTAGAGAAAGGTCACTAAGATAAGgttggttgggggtggggagcactAGCCCAATTTCTGGTTCTGGCTCTGCCAATGACTGTTTTATTTCTTGGAAAGGATAGAGCATTAGGGCTG
This genomic stretch from Chlorocebus sabaeus isolate Y175 chromosome X, mChlSab1.0.hap1, whole genome shotgun sequence harbors:
- the ASB12 gene encoding ankyrin repeat and SOCS box protein 12, with protein sequence MRIVLQLAKMNLMDITKIFSLLQPDKEEEDTDTEEKQALNQAVYDNDSYTLDQLLRQERYKRFINSRSGWGVPGTPLRLAASYGHLSCLQVLLAHGADVDSLDVKAQTPLFTAVSHGHLDCVRVLLEAGACPGGSIYNNCSPVLTAARDGAVAILQELLGHGAEANVKAKLPVWASNIASCSGPLYLAAVYGHLDCFRLLLLHGADPDYNCTDQGLLARVPRPRTLLEICLHHNCEPEYIQLLIDFGANIYLPSLSLDLTSQDDKGIALLLQARATPRSLLSQARLVIRRALCQAGQPQAINQLDIPPMLISYLKHQL